From Apium graveolens cultivar Ventura chromosome 9, ASM990537v1, whole genome shotgun sequence, the proteins below share one genomic window:
- the LOC141687070 gene encoding E3 ubiquitin-protein ligase UPL6 isoform X4 produces MFFSGDPSTRKRVDLGGRSSKERDRQKLLEQTRLERNKRLKLRQQNTAATTIQKCFRGRKVVEAERLKVREQFFSVYGKHLQNADRCCFGPNSNFLRQFLFFFNAKNATDYSALVEACRLLRHFVQDSAGEIYTLFGGTDYLLEDESGAYRVKRFAYACIRAVYENRNQLKDQLLVASSGSSTSAAFLLESLVMLIEPQVSWSCKIVAFLLQRNVYHLIREIIFTAKISTSFQGSAAKASSLEHVLVLIMSHMGQKPCICATDVRWTFISQILTVPFLWQLFPYLKEIFTTKDLSQQYIHHMTIFARGPDKVLPVDMSAEFPGYACLLGNLLEAAALAFVKPDCSFDLAMDFTVVATSFLEELAPFYTLNTKTDDDDMAIDEKTTDKVLNVDLERQISNAIDPRFLLQLTNVLFRGFSHANGSYKERPSDKEVAAVTAACSFLHVTFNILPLERIMTVLAYRTEIIPVLWNFMKRCHENQNWSSFSEHSAYLPGDAPGWLLPLAVFCPIYKHMLMIVDNEEFYEQEKPLSLKDIRCLIVILRQALWQLLWLNPPMPASSTKSATNTTSLRSRPVEFIQHRVSISASELLSQLQDWNNRRQFTPPSDFQADGVNEHFNSQAMVEGSRAYDVLKRAPFLVPFTSRVKIFTSQLAAAKETSSSHAVFTRNRFRIRRDHILEDAFSQLSSLSEEDLKAPIRVTFVNEFGVEEAGIDGGGIFKDFMENITRAAFDAQYGLFKETTDHLLYPNPGSAMVHEQHLQFFHFLGTLLAKAMFEGILVDIPFATFFLSKLKQKYNYLNDLPSLDPELYRHLIFLKHYEADISELELYFVIVNNEYGEQTVEDLLPGGKNLRVTNENVITFIHLVANHRLNYQIRQQSSHFFRGFQQLIPKDWIDIFNEHELQLMISGSVDGFDLDDLRSHTNYAGGYHRDHYVIDMFWEVLKNFTMENQRKFLKFVTGCSRGPLLGFKYLEPLFCIQRAGGEASEEALDRLPTSATCMNLLKLPPYKSKAQMEQKILYSISADAGFDLS; encoded by the exons ATGTTGCTTTGGGCCAAATTCTAATTTCCTTCGccaatttctctttttctttaaTGCCAAAAACGCTACTGATTATTCAGCTCTCGTGGAAGCATGTCGGCTGCTTAGACATTTTGTTCAAGATAGCG CAGGAGAAATATATACACTCTTTGGAGGTACAGACTATCTGTTAGAAGATGAATCAGGGGCTTACAGGGTGAAGCGATTTGCCTATGCTTGTATCCGGGCAGTTTATGAGAACAG GAACCAGTTGAAGGATCAACTCTTAGTGGCATCTTCAGGATCCAGTACATCAGCAGCCTTCTTGCTAGAGTCATTAGTTATGCTAATTGAACCCCAAGTTTCTTGGTCTTGTAAGATTGTTGCCTTTCTCTTGCAGAGGAACGTATATCATCTAATAAGGGAGATTATTTTTACGGCGAAG ATAAGCACAAGTTTTCAAGGTTCTGCTGCGAAAGCCTCATCTTTGGAGCATGTTCTTGTGCTCATTATGTCTCATATGGGGCAAAAACCATGTATTTGTGCAACTGATGTACGATGGACATTCATATCTCAGATCCTAACAGTTCCTTTCCTGTGGCAACTTTTTCCATACCTGAAGGAG ATTTTTACAACAAAAGATCTGAGTCAGCAATATATCCATCATATGACCATTTTCGCAAGAGGTCCTGATAAAGTTCTACCAGTTGACATGTCGGCTGAATTTCCTGGTTATGCATGCTTGCTTGGAAACTTATTGGAAGCAGCTGCACTTGCTTTTGTTAAGCCCGACTGCTCCTTTGATTTG GCTATGGATTTTACGGTCGTTGCAACATCTTTCTTGGAGGAACTCGCTCCCTTCTACACTTTAAATACTAAAA CGGATGATGATGACATGGCTATCGATGAGAAAACTACTGACAAAGTTTTGAATGTGGATTTAGAACGGCAAATTTCAAATGCAATAGATCCTCGCTTTCTTTTACAGCTG ACAAATGTTCTATTCAGAGGATTTTCACATGCCAATGGTTCATACAAAGAAAGGCCTAGTGATAAAGAGGTGGCTGCTGTTACTGCAGCCTGTTCCTTCTTGCATGTGACTTTCAATATTTTGCCGCTAGAGCGCATCATGACTGTATTAGCTTATAGAACAGAAATAATTCCTGTTCTCTGGAACTTCATGAAACGATGCCATGAGAATCAAAACTGGTCATCCTTCTCGGAGCATTCTGCTTATTTGCCAGGAGATGCACCCGGTTGGCTATTGCCATTGGCAGTTTTCTGTCCTATATACAA GCACATGCTTATGATTGTTGATAATGAGGAGTTCTATGAGCAGGAGAAACCACTTTCGCTAAAGGATATTAGATGCTTGATTGTTATCTTGAGACAA GCTTTATGGCAGTTGTTGTGGTTAAATCCTCCAATGCCTGCAAGCTCCACAAAGTCTGCTACTAATACAACTTCGTTAAGGAGCCGACCTGTAGAATTTATACAGCATAGGGTTAGCATTTCAGCTTCTGAGCTTCTGTCACAG TTGCAAGATTGGAATAATAGACGGCAGTTCACACCCCCAAGTGACTTCCAGGCTGATGGAGTCAATGAGCACTTCAATTCTCAG GCAATGGTTGAAGGTAGTAGAGCGTATGATGTGCTGAAACGAGCTCCTTTCTTGGTGCCTTTTACAAGCAGAGTGAAAATTTTTACT TCACAGCTAGCTGCAGCAAAGGAAACTAGTAGTTCTCATGCTGTTTTTACTAGAAACCGTTTCAGAATTAGAAGAGATCATATATTGGAAGATGCTTTTAGTCAGTTGAGCTCATTATCAGAAGAAGATCTTAAAGCACCG ATTCGAGTTACTTTCGTTAACGAATTTGGTGTTGAAGAGGCTGGTATTGATGGAGGTGGTATTTTCAAAGATTTTATGGAAAATATTACTCGAGCAGCTTTCGACGCACAATATGGCCTGTTTAAG GAAACAACTGATCACTTACTCTATCCAAATCCTGGATCAGCAATGGTACATGAACAGCATCTCCAGTTTTTCCACTTTCTTGGAACTCTTCTCGCAAAG GCGATGTTTGAGGGTATTCTTGTGGATATACCCTTTGCAACTTTTTTCTTGAGCAAGTTAAAGCAAAA GTACAACTATCTGAATGACTTACCTTCCCTGGATCCCGAATTATATCGCCACCTCATCTTCTTAAAG CATTATGAAGCTGATATATCAGAGTTGGAATTATACTTTGTTATTGTGAATAACGAATACGGGGAGCAAACAGTAGAAGATCTACTACCTGGAGGCAAGAACTTGCGTGTTACCAATGAAAATGTCATCACATTTATTCATCTTGTAGCTAATCATCGACTGAATTACCAG ATACGACAGCAAAGTTCTCATTTCTTTAGGGGTTTCCAGCAACTTATTCCGAAAGACTGGATTGACATATTTAACGAGCATGAGCTTCAG TTGATGATATCAGGGTCAGTTGATGGCTTTGATCTGGATGATCTTCGGTCTCATACAAATTATGCAGGTGGTTATCATCGA GATCACTATGTGATTGACATGTTTTGGGAAGTACTTAAAAACTTTACAATGGAAAACCAGAGGAAGTTTTTGAA GTTCGTGACAGGTTGCTCTAGAGGACCTCTACTTGGATTTAAGTATTTGGAACCCTTATTCTGCATTCAGAG AGCTGGTGGCGAGGCATCTGAAGAAGCCCTCGATCGATTGCCAACATCTGCTACTTGTATGAATCTTCTGAAGCTTCCTCCATACAAAAG CAAGGCGCAGATGGAGCAGAAAATATTGTATTCTATAAGTGCTGATGCTGGTTTCGATTTAAGCTGA
- the LOC141687070 gene encoding E3 ubiquitin-protein ligase UPL6 isoform X3, whose protein sequence is MFFSGDPSTRKRVDLGGRSSKERDRQKLLEQTRLERNKRLKLRQQNTAATTIQKCFRGRKVVEAERLKVREQFFSVYGKHLQNADRCCFGPNSNFLRQFLFFFNAKNATDYSALVEACRLLRHFVQDSAGEIYTLFGGTDYLLEDESGAYRVKRFAYACIRAVYENRNQLKDQLLVASSGSSTSAAFLLESLVMLIEPQVSWSCKIVAFLLQRNVYHLIREIIFTAKISTSFQGSAAKASSLEHVLVLIMSHMGQKPCICATDVRWTFISQILTVPFLWQLFPYLKEIFTTKDLSQQYIHHMTIFARGPDKVLPVDMSAEFPGYACLLGNLLEAAALAFVKPDCSFDLAMDFTVVATSFLEELAPFYTLNTKSKETDDDDMAIDEKTTDKVLNVDLERQISNAIDPRFLLQLTNVLFRGFSHANGSYKERPSDKEVAAVTAACSFLHVTFNILPLERIMTVLAYRTEIIPVLWNFMKRCHENQNWSSFSEHSAYLPGDAPGWLLPLAVFCPIYKHMLMIVDNEEFYEQEKPLSLKDIRCLIVILRQALWQLLWLNPPMPASSTKSATNTTSLRSRPVEFIQHRVSISASELLSQLQDWNNRRQFTPPSDFQADGVNEHFNSQAMVEGSRAYDVLKRAPFLVPFTSRVKIFTSQLAAAKETSSSHAVFTRNRFRIRRDHILEDAFSQLSSLSEEDLKAPIRVTFVNEFGVEEAGIDGGGIFKDFMENITRAAFDAQYGLFKETTDHLLYPNPGSAMVHEQHLQFFHFLGTLLAKAMFEGILVDIPFATFFLSKLKQKYNYLNDLPSLDPELYRHLIFLKHYEADISELELYFVIVNNEYGEQTVEDLLPGGKNLRVTNENVITFIHLVANHRLNYQIRQQSSHFFRGFQQLIPKDWIDIFNEHELQLMISGSVDGFDLDDLRSHTNYAGGYHRDHYVIDMFWEVLKNFTMENQRKFLKFVTGCSRGPLLGFKYLEPLFCIQRAGGEASEEALDRLPTSATCMNLLKLPPYKSKAQMEQKILYSISADAGFDLS, encoded by the exons ATGTTGCTTTGGGCCAAATTCTAATTTCCTTCGccaatttctctttttctttaaTGCCAAAAACGCTACTGATTATTCAGCTCTCGTGGAAGCATGTCGGCTGCTTAGACATTTTGTTCAAGATAGCG CAGGAGAAATATATACACTCTTTGGAGGTACAGACTATCTGTTAGAAGATGAATCAGGGGCTTACAGGGTGAAGCGATTTGCCTATGCTTGTATCCGGGCAGTTTATGAGAACAG GAACCAGTTGAAGGATCAACTCTTAGTGGCATCTTCAGGATCCAGTACATCAGCAGCCTTCTTGCTAGAGTCATTAGTTATGCTAATTGAACCCCAAGTTTCTTGGTCTTGTAAGATTGTTGCCTTTCTCTTGCAGAGGAACGTATATCATCTAATAAGGGAGATTATTTTTACGGCGAAG ATAAGCACAAGTTTTCAAGGTTCTGCTGCGAAAGCCTCATCTTTGGAGCATGTTCTTGTGCTCATTATGTCTCATATGGGGCAAAAACCATGTATTTGTGCAACTGATGTACGATGGACATTCATATCTCAGATCCTAACAGTTCCTTTCCTGTGGCAACTTTTTCCATACCTGAAGGAG ATTTTTACAACAAAAGATCTGAGTCAGCAATATATCCATCATATGACCATTTTCGCAAGAGGTCCTGATAAAGTTCTACCAGTTGACATGTCGGCTGAATTTCCTGGTTATGCATGCTTGCTTGGAAACTTATTGGAAGCAGCTGCACTTGCTTTTGTTAAGCCCGACTGCTCCTTTGATTTG GCTATGGATTTTACGGTCGTTGCAACATCTTTCTTGGAGGAACTCGCTCCCTTCTACACTTTAAATACTAAAAGTAAAGAAA CGGATGATGATGACATGGCTATCGATGAGAAAACTACTGACAAAGTTTTGAATGTGGATTTAGAACGGCAAATTTCAAATGCAATAGATCCTCGCTTTCTTTTACAGCTG ACAAATGTTCTATTCAGAGGATTTTCACATGCCAATGGTTCATACAAAGAAAGGCCTAGTGATAAAGAGGTGGCTGCTGTTACTGCAGCCTGTTCCTTCTTGCATGTGACTTTCAATATTTTGCCGCTAGAGCGCATCATGACTGTATTAGCTTATAGAACAGAAATAATTCCTGTTCTCTGGAACTTCATGAAACGATGCCATGAGAATCAAAACTGGTCATCCTTCTCGGAGCATTCTGCTTATTTGCCAGGAGATGCACCCGGTTGGCTATTGCCATTGGCAGTTTTCTGTCCTATATACAA GCACATGCTTATGATTGTTGATAATGAGGAGTTCTATGAGCAGGAGAAACCACTTTCGCTAAAGGATATTAGATGCTTGATTGTTATCTTGAGACAA GCTTTATGGCAGTTGTTGTGGTTAAATCCTCCAATGCCTGCAAGCTCCACAAAGTCTGCTACTAATACAACTTCGTTAAGGAGCCGACCTGTAGAATTTATACAGCATAGGGTTAGCATTTCAGCTTCTGAGCTTCTGTCACAG TTGCAAGATTGGAATAATAGACGGCAGTTCACACCCCCAAGTGACTTCCAGGCTGATGGAGTCAATGAGCACTTCAATTCTCAG GCAATGGTTGAAGGTAGTAGAGCGTATGATGTGCTGAAACGAGCTCCTTTCTTGGTGCCTTTTACAAGCAGAGTGAAAATTTTTACT TCACAGCTAGCTGCAGCAAAGGAAACTAGTAGTTCTCATGCTGTTTTTACTAGAAACCGTTTCAGAATTAGAAGAGATCATATATTGGAAGATGCTTTTAGTCAGTTGAGCTCATTATCAGAAGAAGATCTTAAAGCACCG ATTCGAGTTACTTTCGTTAACGAATTTGGTGTTGAAGAGGCTGGTATTGATGGAGGTGGTATTTTCAAAGATTTTATGGAAAATATTACTCGAGCAGCTTTCGACGCACAATATGGCCTGTTTAAG GAAACAACTGATCACTTACTCTATCCAAATCCTGGATCAGCAATGGTACATGAACAGCATCTCCAGTTTTTCCACTTTCTTGGAACTCTTCTCGCAAAG GCGATGTTTGAGGGTATTCTTGTGGATATACCCTTTGCAACTTTTTTCTTGAGCAAGTTAAAGCAAAA GTACAACTATCTGAATGACTTACCTTCCCTGGATCCCGAATTATATCGCCACCTCATCTTCTTAAAG CATTATGAAGCTGATATATCAGAGTTGGAATTATACTTTGTTATTGTGAATAACGAATACGGGGAGCAAACAGTAGAAGATCTACTACCTGGAGGCAAGAACTTGCGTGTTACCAATGAAAATGTCATCACATTTATTCATCTTGTAGCTAATCATCGACTGAATTACCAG ATACGACAGCAAAGTTCTCATTTCTTTAGGGGTTTCCAGCAACTTATTCCGAAAGACTGGATTGACATATTTAACGAGCATGAGCTTCAG TTGATGATATCAGGGTCAGTTGATGGCTTTGATCTGGATGATCTTCGGTCTCATACAAATTATGCAGGTGGTTATCATCGA GATCACTATGTGATTGACATGTTTTGGGAAGTACTTAAAAACTTTACAATGGAAAACCAGAGGAAGTTTTTGAA GTTCGTGACAGGTTGCTCTAGAGGACCTCTACTTGGATTTAAGTATTTGGAACCCTTATTCTGCATTCAGAG AGCTGGTGGCGAGGCATCTGAAGAAGCCCTCGATCGATTGCCAACATCTGCTACTTGTATGAATCTTCTGAAGCTTCCTCCATACAAAAG CAAGGCGCAGATGGAGCAGAAAATATTGTATTCTATAAGTGCTGATGCTGGTTTCGATTTAAGCTGA
- the LOC141687070 gene encoding E3 ubiquitin-protein ligase UPL6 isoform X1 yields the protein MFFSGDPSTRKRVDLGGRSSKERDRQKLLEQTRLERNKRLKLRQQNTAATTIQKCFRGRKVVEAERLKVREQFFSVYGKHLQNADRCCFGPNSNFLRQFLFFFNAKNATDYSALVEACRLLRHFVQDSAGEIYTLFGGTDYLLEDESGAYRVKRFAYACIRAVYENRNQLKDQLLVASSGSSTSAAFLLESLVMLIEPQVSWSCKIVAFLLQRNVYHLIREIIFTAKISTSFQGSAAKASSLEHVLVLIMSHMGQKPCICATDVRWTFISQILTVPFLWQLFPYLKEIFTTKDLSQQYIHHMTIFARGPDKVLPVDMSAEFPGYACLLGNLLEAAALAFVKPDCSFDLAMDFTVVATSFLEELAPFYTLNTKSKENFAADDDDMAIDEKTTDKVLNVDLERQISNAIDPRFLLQLTNVLFRGFSHANGSYKERPSDKEVAAVTAACSFLHVTFNILPLERIMTVLAYRTEIIPVLWNFMKRCHENQNWSSFSEHSAYLPGDAPGWLLPLAVFCPIYKHMLMIVDNEEFYEQEKPLSLKDIRCLIVILRQALWQLLWLNPPMPASSTKSATNTTSLRSRPVEFIQHRVSISASELLSQLQDWNNRRQFTPPSDFQADGVNEHFNSQAMVEGSRAYDVLKRAPFLVPFTSRVKIFTSQLAAAKETSSSHAVFTRNRFRIRRDHILEDAFSQLSSLSEEDLKAPIRVTFVNEFGVEEAGIDGGGIFKDFMENITRAAFDAQYGLFKETTDHLLYPNPGSAMVHEQHLQFFHFLGTLLAKAMFEGILVDIPFATFFLSKLKQKYNYLNDLPSLDPELYRHLIFLKHYEADISELELYFVIVNNEYGEQTVEDLLPGGKNLRVTNENVITFIHLVANHRLNYQIRQQSSHFFRGFQQLIPKDWIDIFNEHELQLMISGSVDGFDLDDLRSHTNYAGGYHRDHYVIDMFWEVLKNFTMENQRKFLKFVTGCSRGPLLGFKYLEPLFCIQRAGGEASEEALDRLPTSATCMNLLKLPPYKSKAQMEQKILYSISADAGFDLS from the exons ATGTTGCTTTGGGCCAAATTCTAATTTCCTTCGccaatttctctttttctttaaTGCCAAAAACGCTACTGATTATTCAGCTCTCGTGGAAGCATGTCGGCTGCTTAGACATTTTGTTCAAGATAGCG CAGGAGAAATATATACACTCTTTGGAGGTACAGACTATCTGTTAGAAGATGAATCAGGGGCTTACAGGGTGAAGCGATTTGCCTATGCTTGTATCCGGGCAGTTTATGAGAACAG GAACCAGTTGAAGGATCAACTCTTAGTGGCATCTTCAGGATCCAGTACATCAGCAGCCTTCTTGCTAGAGTCATTAGTTATGCTAATTGAACCCCAAGTTTCTTGGTCTTGTAAGATTGTTGCCTTTCTCTTGCAGAGGAACGTATATCATCTAATAAGGGAGATTATTTTTACGGCGAAG ATAAGCACAAGTTTTCAAGGTTCTGCTGCGAAAGCCTCATCTTTGGAGCATGTTCTTGTGCTCATTATGTCTCATATGGGGCAAAAACCATGTATTTGTGCAACTGATGTACGATGGACATTCATATCTCAGATCCTAACAGTTCCTTTCCTGTGGCAACTTTTTCCATACCTGAAGGAG ATTTTTACAACAAAAGATCTGAGTCAGCAATATATCCATCATATGACCATTTTCGCAAGAGGTCCTGATAAAGTTCTACCAGTTGACATGTCGGCTGAATTTCCTGGTTATGCATGCTTGCTTGGAAACTTATTGGAAGCAGCTGCACTTGCTTTTGTTAAGCCCGACTGCTCCTTTGATTTG GCTATGGATTTTACGGTCGTTGCAACATCTTTCTTGGAGGAACTCGCTCCCTTCTACACTTTAAATACTAAAAGTAAAGAAA ATTTTGCAGCGGATGATGATGACATGGCTATCGATGAGAAAACTACTGACAAAGTTTTGAATGTGGATTTAGAACGGCAAATTTCAAATGCAATAGATCCTCGCTTTCTTTTACAGCTG ACAAATGTTCTATTCAGAGGATTTTCACATGCCAATGGTTCATACAAAGAAAGGCCTAGTGATAAAGAGGTGGCTGCTGTTACTGCAGCCTGTTCCTTCTTGCATGTGACTTTCAATATTTTGCCGCTAGAGCGCATCATGACTGTATTAGCTTATAGAACAGAAATAATTCCTGTTCTCTGGAACTTCATGAAACGATGCCATGAGAATCAAAACTGGTCATCCTTCTCGGAGCATTCTGCTTATTTGCCAGGAGATGCACCCGGTTGGCTATTGCCATTGGCAGTTTTCTGTCCTATATACAA GCACATGCTTATGATTGTTGATAATGAGGAGTTCTATGAGCAGGAGAAACCACTTTCGCTAAAGGATATTAGATGCTTGATTGTTATCTTGAGACAA GCTTTATGGCAGTTGTTGTGGTTAAATCCTCCAATGCCTGCAAGCTCCACAAAGTCTGCTACTAATACAACTTCGTTAAGGAGCCGACCTGTAGAATTTATACAGCATAGGGTTAGCATTTCAGCTTCTGAGCTTCTGTCACAG TTGCAAGATTGGAATAATAGACGGCAGTTCACACCCCCAAGTGACTTCCAGGCTGATGGAGTCAATGAGCACTTCAATTCTCAG GCAATGGTTGAAGGTAGTAGAGCGTATGATGTGCTGAAACGAGCTCCTTTCTTGGTGCCTTTTACAAGCAGAGTGAAAATTTTTACT TCACAGCTAGCTGCAGCAAAGGAAACTAGTAGTTCTCATGCTGTTTTTACTAGAAACCGTTTCAGAATTAGAAGAGATCATATATTGGAAGATGCTTTTAGTCAGTTGAGCTCATTATCAGAAGAAGATCTTAAAGCACCG ATTCGAGTTACTTTCGTTAACGAATTTGGTGTTGAAGAGGCTGGTATTGATGGAGGTGGTATTTTCAAAGATTTTATGGAAAATATTACTCGAGCAGCTTTCGACGCACAATATGGCCTGTTTAAG GAAACAACTGATCACTTACTCTATCCAAATCCTGGATCAGCAATGGTACATGAACAGCATCTCCAGTTTTTCCACTTTCTTGGAACTCTTCTCGCAAAG GCGATGTTTGAGGGTATTCTTGTGGATATACCCTTTGCAACTTTTTTCTTGAGCAAGTTAAAGCAAAA GTACAACTATCTGAATGACTTACCTTCCCTGGATCCCGAATTATATCGCCACCTCATCTTCTTAAAG CATTATGAAGCTGATATATCAGAGTTGGAATTATACTTTGTTATTGTGAATAACGAATACGGGGAGCAAACAGTAGAAGATCTACTACCTGGAGGCAAGAACTTGCGTGTTACCAATGAAAATGTCATCACATTTATTCATCTTGTAGCTAATCATCGACTGAATTACCAG ATACGACAGCAAAGTTCTCATTTCTTTAGGGGTTTCCAGCAACTTATTCCGAAAGACTGGATTGACATATTTAACGAGCATGAGCTTCAG TTGATGATATCAGGGTCAGTTGATGGCTTTGATCTGGATGATCTTCGGTCTCATACAAATTATGCAGGTGGTTATCATCGA GATCACTATGTGATTGACATGTTTTGGGAAGTACTTAAAAACTTTACAATGGAAAACCAGAGGAAGTTTTTGAA GTTCGTGACAGGTTGCTCTAGAGGACCTCTACTTGGATTTAAGTATTTGGAACCCTTATTCTGCATTCAGAG AGCTGGTGGCGAGGCATCTGAAGAAGCCCTCGATCGATTGCCAACATCTGCTACTTGTATGAATCTTCTGAAGCTTCCTCCATACAAAAG CAAGGCGCAGATGGAGCAGAAAATATTGTATTCTATAAGTGCTGATGCTGGTTTCGATTTAAGCTGA